In a genomic window of Diabrotica undecimpunctata isolate CICGRU chromosome 2, icDiaUnde3, whole genome shotgun sequence:
- the LOC140433634 gene encoding uncharacterized protein: MVPFLDTNVTRHEDNTVRLDWYRKKTFSGRYVPFHSYHPDEHQNIIKGLKIRIKRICHPSNYNKNIKLLYEILRKNHYPKMLLNKLLFQDMPTARTHQRQTLEGGPVELFYGRLPYIRGSSQQITNLFIQFNLVIANSVYKRLGTYFTHLTERVKKLDNFNVVYSISCGSCSEVYVGQTSQKLSKRIALHKSDVVRKPTSTAFSQHIKNTGHIANYENVEVLKRVDNQCATSITAALL; encoded by the coding sequence ATGGTGCCATTCCTCGACACCAATGTAACCAGACATGAGGATAATACAGTAAGGTTGGACTGGTACAGAAAGAAAACATTCTCAGGTAGATATGTGCCTTTTCACTCGTATCATCCGGATGAGCATCAGAACATCATCAAAGGCCTGAAAATCAGAATAAAAAGAATTTGTCACCCTTCTAACTACAATAAGAACATCAAGTTACTTTATGAGATTCTTAGAAAAAATCACTATCCTAAGATGCTGCTCAACAAACTGCTCTTCCAAGATATGCCAACGGCAAGAACACACCAAAGACAAACATTAGAAGGAGGACCAGTAGAACTTTTCTATGGGAGATTGCCTTACATCAGGGGTTCATCACAACAGATCACAAACCTTTTCATACAGTTCAACCTAGTGATAGCAAATTCAGTGTACAAAAGATTAGGGACATACTTTACTCACCTGACAGAAAGAGTTAAAAAACTGGATAACTTCAATGTAGTGTATTCTATTTCATGTGGTTCCTGTTCAGAGGTGTATGTCGGTCAAACCAGCCAGAAACTCTCAAAAAGAATAGCTTTGCACAAGAGTGATGTTGTGAGGAAGCCTACTAGTACAGCTTTTAGCCAACATATTAAGAATACTGGACACATTGCTAACTATGAAAATGTGGAAGTACTAAAAAGAGTTGACAACCAATGTGCTACATCCATAACTGCAGCTCTTCTATGA